A genomic stretch from Phoenix dactylifera cultivar Barhee BC4 unplaced genomic scaffold, palm_55x_up_171113_PBpolish2nd_filt_p 000051F, whole genome shotgun sequence includes:
- the LOC103696394 gene encoding uncharacterized protein LOC103696394 codes for MARLAPLTEEPSSEEDSKSLSKRSHSFHRWLKSHLPLLSPKRSDLKILLSVLGCPLSPVSILSKQPHNVASSAQYIIQQFRATTGCAKIEGTVKSMFASGRVKVVMMDENGLSLAAGDQHKGCFVVWQLVPDMWLVDLAFSGHQIAAGSDGEVAWRRTPWLGAHAARGGVRPLRRALQGLDPVTIAAVFSPSEHIGEKHIGDEECFVLKLEVDRSALLNRSDSTADIVKHVMVGYFSQRSGLLVYLEDSQLTRIQTPGSQATFWETTIASSIEDYRAVDGVMIAHSGRTTVNLVRFGVGVKDDSVVTRMEEMWGIDDVVFNVPGLSADYFIPPEEVKRSYYYDTAFGQH; via the exons ATGGCCCGGCTTGCTCCTCTAACAGAGGAGCCCAGTAGCGAAGAGGACTCCAAGAGCTTGTCCAAGAGGAGCCACTCCTTCCACAGGTGGCTAAAGAGCCATTTGCCCCTCCTATCCCCTAAGAGATCCGATCTCAAAATTCTCCTCAGCGTCCTCGGCTGTCCCCTCTCCCCCGTCTCCATCCTCTCCAAGCAACCTCACAAC GTGGCCTCCTCGGCCCAGTACATAATCCAGCAATTCCGGGCGACGACCGGGTGCGCAAAGATAGAGGGGACCGTGAAGAGCATGTTCGCTTCCGGCAGAGTGAAGGTGGTCATGATGGACGAGAACGGGCTGAGCTTGGCGGCAGGAGATCAGCACAAAGGATGCTTCGTTGTGTGGCAGCTGGTCCCCGACATGTGGCTCGTCGACCTCGCGTTCTCAGGCCACCAGATCGCGGCAGGCAGCGACGGCGAGGTGGCCTGGCGCCGCACCCCGTGGCTCGGGGCTCATGCGGCACGGGGCGGAGTTCGGCCCCTCCGGCGAGCACTTCAG GGATTAGACCCCGTGACCATTGCGGCAGTGTTCTCCCCTTCCGAACACATTGGAGAGAAGCACATCGGTGACGAAGAATGTTTCGTGCTGAAATTAGAAGTCGACCGTTCGGCCTTGTTGAATCGGAGCGATAGCACTGCAGATATCGTCAAACACGTAATGGTGGGGTACTTCAGCCAGCGCAGTGGCTTACTAGTTTATCTCGAGGACTCCCAATTGACACGGATCCAAACCCCGGGATCCCAAGCAACGTTTTGGGAGACCACCATAGCATCAAGCATCGAAGACTACCGAGCGGTGGACGGCGTTATGATCGCCCACTCGGGCCGGACCACCGTGAACTTGGTGAGGTTTGGTGTCGGGGTGAAGGACGACTCGGTGGTGACGAGGATGGAGGAGATGTGGGGAATTGATGATGTGGTCTTCAATGTGCCTGGCCTGTCTGCCGACTACTTCATCCCTCCAGAGGAGGTTAAGAGGAGCTACTACTATGACACTGCCTTCGGTCAGCACTAG
- the LOC103697069 gene encoding glucan endo-1,3-beta-glucosidase 4-like isoform X1 — MLLQRWQTCILLLIFIFFVNSGASGAFVGVNIRTDVFNLQSAEGIVSVLQAQQIKHVRLFDADHQMLNALANTGIEVMIGIPNDQLPVIGNSQEAAADWINKNIADFLPATDITCIAVGNEVLTTTPDAALLLPAMQFLHSALLAADLHYQVKVSSPHSMLMIPKSFPPSTATFNLKWNSLMHQFLLFLKNTDSSFLFNAHPYYGHTKGEDIFTIDNSLFQSFPSNKQIMEPKTPLNYSNTFDAMVVAAYYAMQALDVYGIPVIVTEFRGPRLDGPKEPDTMVDNALVYNSNLIRHVLDDSGTPSQPNTAVGAYLYELFNEGLQPGLVSEKNWEDMSSNRNTLYSLRFASLADAGTNLQGLVFCVANSSADTDALTLGLNWACGPGSANCSAIQPGQPCYEANDLAAVASYAYNDYYQRMKANGGTCDFNNTAMLTTSDPSHGLCIFTGRDSIAPNPSPSNSTTVSPGSAGSGGSIAPLSPFDGVAKLQVLKITYLIPVILYLWFDM; from the exons ATGTTGCTACAAAGATGGCAGACATGCATATTGTTGCTCATCTTCATATTCTTCGTAAATTCAGGTGCATCAG GTGCATTCGTTGGGGTTAACATTAGGACTGATGTTTTCAACTTGCAATCAGCAGAAGGTATAGTGTCAGTTCTTCAGGCTCAGCAGATCAAACATGTACGCCTGTTTGATGCTGACCACCAGATGTTGAACGCCCTTGCAAATACTGGAATAGAGGTTATGATTGGGATTCCCAATGACCAGCTACCAGTGATTGGAAATTCCCAAGAAGCAGCAGCAGATTGGATCAACAAAAACATTGCAGATTTTCTTCCTGCAACAGATATTACTTGTATTGCTGTGGGTAATGAAGTTCTCACCACTACCCCTGATGCAGCACTCCTGTTACCTGCCATGCAATTCCTTCACTCTGCTCTGCTTGCTGCTGACCTTCATTACCAAGTTAAGGTCTCGAGTCCTCATTCCATGTTAATgatccctaaatcttttcctcCATCCACAGCTACTTTCAATTTGAAGTGGAACTCCCTCATGCATCAGTTTCTCCTGTTCTTGAAGAATACTGATTCTTCTTTCTTGTTTAATGCCCATCCATACTATGGTCATACCAAAGGAGAGGATATCTTCACCATTGACAATTCTCTCTTCCAGTCCTTCCCTTCAAACAAGCAGATTATGGAACCCAAGACACCACTAAACTATTCTAATACATTTGATGCTATGGTGGTTGCTGCTTATTATGCCATGCAAGCACTTGATGTTTATGGCATTCCAGTTATTGTGACAGAATTTAGGGGGCCAAGGCTTGATGGCCCCAAAGAGCCTGATACTATGGTGGATAATGCATTGGTATATAATAGCAATCTTATTCGTCATGTACTTGATGATTCTGGCACACCAAGCCAACCAAATACAGCAGTTGGTGCATATCTGTACGAGTTGTTTAATGAGGGTCTCCAACCGGGGCTTGTATCTGAAAAGAACTGGGAGGATATGTCTTCGAACAGGAACACTCTGTACTCTCTAAGATTTGCAAGTCTAGCAGATGCTGGCACTAACTTGCAAGGCTTAGTGTTCTGTGTGGCAAATTCAAGTGCAGACACTGATGCATTGACACTTGGCTTGAATTGGGCTTGTGGGCCTGGTTCAGCAAATTGCAGCGCTATACAGCCAGGTCAACCTTGTTATGAAGCCAACGATTTGGCAGCCGTTGCTTCTTATGCCTACAATGATTACTACCAAAGAATGAAAGCAAATGGTGGGACCTGCGACTTTAATAACACAGCCATGCTCACAACTTCTGATCCTA GCCATGGTTTGTGCATCTTCACAGGAAG GGACAGCATAGCACCAAACCCGAGTCCGAGCAACAGTACAACTGTAAGTCCTGGTAGTGCTGGATCGGGCGGCAGTATTGCACCATTAAGCCCTTTTGACGGTGTTGCAAAGCTGCAAGTTCTTAAGATCACCTATCTAATTCCAGTGATATTGTACTTATGGTTTGACATGTAG
- the LOC103697069 gene encoding glucan endo-1,3-beta-glucosidase 4-like isoform X4, protein MLNALANTGIEVMIGIPNDQLPVIGNSQEAAADWINKNIADFLPATDITCIAVGNEVLTTTPDAALLLPAMQFLHSALLAADLHYQVKVSSPHSMLMIPKSFPPSTATFNLKWNSLMHQFLLFLKNTDSSFLFNAHPYYGHTKGEDIFTIDNSLFQSFPSNKQIMEPKTPLNYSNTFDAMVVAAYYAMQALDVYGIPVIVTEFRGPRLDGPKEPDTMVDNALVYNSNLIRHVLDDSGTPSQPNTAVGAYLYELFNEGLQPGLVSEKNWEDMSSNRNTLYSLRFASLADAGTNLQGLVFCVANSSADTDALTLGLNWACGPGSANCSAIQPGQPCYEANDLAAVASYAYNDYYQRMKANGGTCDFNNTAMLTTSDPSHGLCIFTGRDSIAPNPSPSNSTTVSPGSAGSGGSIAPLSPFDGVAKLQVLKITYLIPVILYLWFDM, encoded by the exons ATGTTGAACGCCCTTGCAAATACTGGAATAGAGGTTATGATTGGGATTCCCAATGACCAGCTACCAGTGATTGGAAATTCCCAAGAAGCAGCAGCAGATTGGATCAACAAAAACATTGCAGATTTTCTTCCTGCAACAGATATTACTTGTATTGCTGTGGGTAATGAAGTTCTCACCACTACCCCTGATGCAGCACTCCTGTTACCTGCCATGCAATTCCTTCACTCTGCTCTGCTTGCTGCTGACCTTCATTACCAAGTTAAGGTCTCGAGTCCTCATTCCATGTTAATgatccctaaatcttttcctcCATCCACAGCTACTTTCAATTTGAAGTGGAACTCCCTCATGCATCAGTTTCTCCTGTTCTTGAAGAATACTGATTCTTCTTTCTTGTTTAATGCCCATCCATACTATGGTCATACCAAAGGAGAGGATATCTTCACCATTGACAATTCTCTCTTCCAGTCCTTCCCTTCAAACAAGCAGATTATGGAACCCAAGACACCACTAAACTATTCTAATACATTTGATGCTATGGTGGTTGCTGCTTATTATGCCATGCAAGCACTTGATGTTTATGGCATTCCAGTTATTGTGACAGAATTTAGGGGGCCAAGGCTTGATGGCCCCAAAGAGCCTGATACTATGGTGGATAATGCATTGGTATATAATAGCAATCTTATTCGTCATGTACTTGATGATTCTGGCACACCAAGCCAACCAAATACAGCAGTTGGTGCATATCTGTACGAGTTGTTTAATGAGGGTCTCCAACCGGGGCTTGTATCTGAAAAGAACTGGGAGGATATGTCTTCGAACAGGAACACTCTGTACTCTCTAAGATTTGCAAGTCTAGCAGATGCTGGCACTAACTTGCAAGGCTTAGTGTTCTGTGTGGCAAATTCAAGTGCAGACACTGATGCATTGACACTTGGCTTGAATTGGGCTTGTGGGCCTGGTTCAGCAAATTGCAGCGCTATACAGCCAGGTCAACCTTGTTATGAAGCCAACGATTTGGCAGCCGTTGCTTCTTATGCCTACAATGATTACTACCAAAGAATGAAAGCAAATGGTGGGACCTGCGACTTTAATAACACAGCCATGCTCACAACTTCTGATCCTA GCCATGGTTTGTGCATCTTCACAGGAAG GGACAGCATAGCACCAAACCCGAGTCCGAGCAACAGTACAACTGTAAGTCCTGGTAGTGCTGGATCGGGCGGCAGTATTGCACCATTAAGCCCTTTTGACGGTGTTGCAAAGCTGCAAGTTCTTAAGATCACCTATCTAATTCCAGTGATATTGTACTTATGGTTTGACATGTAG
- the LOC103697069 gene encoding glucan endo-1,3-beta-glucosidase 4-like isoform X2 — translation MLLQRWQTCILLLIFIFFVNSGASGAFVGVNIRTDVFNLQSAEGIVSVLQAQQIKHVRLFDADHQMLNALANTGIEVMIGIPNDQLPVIGNSQEAAADWINKNIADFLPATDITCIAVGNEVLTTTPDAALLLPAMQFLHSALLAADLHYQVKVSSPHSMLMIPKSFPPSTATFNLKWNSLMHQFLLFLKNTDSSFLFNAHPYYGHTKGEDIFTIDNSLFQSFPSNKQIMEPKTPLNYSNTFDAMVVAAYYAMQALDVYGIPVIVTEFRGPRLDGPKEPDTMVDNALVYNSNLIRHVLDDSGTPSQPNTAVGAYLYELFNEGLQPGLVSEKNWEDMSSNRNTLYSLRFASLADAGTNLQGLVFCVANSSADTDALTLGLNWACGPGSANCSAIQPGQPCYEANDLAAVASYAYNDYYQRMKANGGTCDFNNTAMLTTSDPSHGLCIFTGSIAPNPSPSNSTTVSPGSAGSGGSIAPLSPFDGVAKLQVLKITYLIPVILYLWFDM, via the exons ATGTTGCTACAAAGATGGCAGACATGCATATTGTTGCTCATCTTCATATTCTTCGTAAATTCAGGTGCATCAG GTGCATTCGTTGGGGTTAACATTAGGACTGATGTTTTCAACTTGCAATCAGCAGAAGGTATAGTGTCAGTTCTTCAGGCTCAGCAGATCAAACATGTACGCCTGTTTGATGCTGACCACCAGATGTTGAACGCCCTTGCAAATACTGGAATAGAGGTTATGATTGGGATTCCCAATGACCAGCTACCAGTGATTGGAAATTCCCAAGAAGCAGCAGCAGATTGGATCAACAAAAACATTGCAGATTTTCTTCCTGCAACAGATATTACTTGTATTGCTGTGGGTAATGAAGTTCTCACCACTACCCCTGATGCAGCACTCCTGTTACCTGCCATGCAATTCCTTCACTCTGCTCTGCTTGCTGCTGACCTTCATTACCAAGTTAAGGTCTCGAGTCCTCATTCCATGTTAATgatccctaaatcttttcctcCATCCACAGCTACTTTCAATTTGAAGTGGAACTCCCTCATGCATCAGTTTCTCCTGTTCTTGAAGAATACTGATTCTTCTTTCTTGTTTAATGCCCATCCATACTATGGTCATACCAAAGGAGAGGATATCTTCACCATTGACAATTCTCTCTTCCAGTCCTTCCCTTCAAACAAGCAGATTATGGAACCCAAGACACCACTAAACTATTCTAATACATTTGATGCTATGGTGGTTGCTGCTTATTATGCCATGCAAGCACTTGATGTTTATGGCATTCCAGTTATTGTGACAGAATTTAGGGGGCCAAGGCTTGATGGCCCCAAAGAGCCTGATACTATGGTGGATAATGCATTGGTATATAATAGCAATCTTATTCGTCATGTACTTGATGATTCTGGCACACCAAGCCAACCAAATACAGCAGTTGGTGCATATCTGTACGAGTTGTTTAATGAGGGTCTCCAACCGGGGCTTGTATCTGAAAAGAACTGGGAGGATATGTCTTCGAACAGGAACACTCTGTACTCTCTAAGATTTGCAAGTCTAGCAGATGCTGGCACTAACTTGCAAGGCTTAGTGTTCTGTGTGGCAAATTCAAGTGCAGACACTGATGCATTGACACTTGGCTTGAATTGGGCTTGTGGGCCTGGTTCAGCAAATTGCAGCGCTATACAGCCAGGTCAACCTTGTTATGAAGCCAACGATTTGGCAGCCGTTGCTTCTTATGCCTACAATGATTACTACCAAAGAATGAAAGCAAATGGTGGGACCTGCGACTTTAATAACACAGCCATGCTCACAACTTCTGATCCTA GCCATGGTTTGTGCATCTTCACAGGAAG CATAGCACCAAACCCGAGTCCGAGCAACAGTACAACTGTAAGTCCTGGTAGTGCTGGATCGGGCGGCAGTATTGCACCATTAAGCCCTTTTGACGGTGTTGCAAAGCTGCAAGTTCTTAAGATCACCTATCTAATTCCAGTGATATTGTACTTATGGTTTGACATGTAG
- the LOC103697069 gene encoding glucan endo-1,3-beta-glucosidase 4-like isoform X3 — translation MLLQRWQTCILLLIFIFFVNSGAFVGVNIRTDVFNLQSAEGIVSVLQAQQIKHVRLFDADHQMLNALANTGIEVMIGIPNDQLPVIGNSQEAAADWINKNIADFLPATDITCIAVGNEVLTTTPDAALLLPAMQFLHSALLAADLHYQVKVSSPHSMLMIPKSFPPSTATFNLKWNSLMHQFLLFLKNTDSSFLFNAHPYYGHTKGEDIFTIDNSLFQSFPSNKQIMEPKTPLNYSNTFDAMVVAAYYAMQALDVYGIPVIVTEFRGPRLDGPKEPDTMVDNALVYNSNLIRHVLDDSGTPSQPNTAVGAYLYELFNEGLQPGLVSEKNWEDMSSNRNTLYSLRFASLADAGTNLQGLVFCVANSSADTDALTLGLNWACGPGSANCSAIQPGQPCYEANDLAAVASYAYNDYYQRMKANGGTCDFNNTAMLTTSDPSHGLCIFTGRDSIAPNPSPSNSTTVSPGSAGSGGSIAPLSPFDGVAKLQVLKITYLIPVILYLWFDM, via the exons ATGTTGCTACAAAGATGGCAGACATGCATATTGTTGCTCATCTTCATATTCTTCGTAAATTCAG GTGCATTCGTTGGGGTTAACATTAGGACTGATGTTTTCAACTTGCAATCAGCAGAAGGTATAGTGTCAGTTCTTCAGGCTCAGCAGATCAAACATGTACGCCTGTTTGATGCTGACCACCAGATGTTGAACGCCCTTGCAAATACTGGAATAGAGGTTATGATTGGGATTCCCAATGACCAGCTACCAGTGATTGGAAATTCCCAAGAAGCAGCAGCAGATTGGATCAACAAAAACATTGCAGATTTTCTTCCTGCAACAGATATTACTTGTATTGCTGTGGGTAATGAAGTTCTCACCACTACCCCTGATGCAGCACTCCTGTTACCTGCCATGCAATTCCTTCACTCTGCTCTGCTTGCTGCTGACCTTCATTACCAAGTTAAGGTCTCGAGTCCTCATTCCATGTTAATgatccctaaatcttttcctcCATCCACAGCTACTTTCAATTTGAAGTGGAACTCCCTCATGCATCAGTTTCTCCTGTTCTTGAAGAATACTGATTCTTCTTTCTTGTTTAATGCCCATCCATACTATGGTCATACCAAAGGAGAGGATATCTTCACCATTGACAATTCTCTCTTCCAGTCCTTCCCTTCAAACAAGCAGATTATGGAACCCAAGACACCACTAAACTATTCTAATACATTTGATGCTATGGTGGTTGCTGCTTATTATGCCATGCAAGCACTTGATGTTTATGGCATTCCAGTTATTGTGACAGAATTTAGGGGGCCAAGGCTTGATGGCCCCAAAGAGCCTGATACTATGGTGGATAATGCATTGGTATATAATAGCAATCTTATTCGTCATGTACTTGATGATTCTGGCACACCAAGCCAACCAAATACAGCAGTTGGTGCATATCTGTACGAGTTGTTTAATGAGGGTCTCCAACCGGGGCTTGTATCTGAAAAGAACTGGGAGGATATGTCTTCGAACAGGAACACTCTGTACTCTCTAAGATTTGCAAGTCTAGCAGATGCTGGCACTAACTTGCAAGGCTTAGTGTTCTGTGTGGCAAATTCAAGTGCAGACACTGATGCATTGACACTTGGCTTGAATTGGGCTTGTGGGCCTGGTTCAGCAAATTGCAGCGCTATACAGCCAGGTCAACCTTGTTATGAAGCCAACGATTTGGCAGCCGTTGCTTCTTATGCCTACAATGATTACTACCAAAGAATGAAAGCAAATGGTGGGACCTGCGACTTTAATAACACAGCCATGCTCACAACTTCTGATCCTA GCCATGGTTTGTGCATCTTCACAGGAAG GGACAGCATAGCACCAAACCCGAGTCCGAGCAACAGTACAACTGTAAGTCCTGGTAGTGCTGGATCGGGCGGCAGTATTGCACCATTAAGCCCTTTTGACGGTGTTGCAAAGCTGCAAGTTCTTAAGATCACCTATCTAATTCCAGTGATATTGTACTTATGGTTTGACATGTAG